A DNA window from Engystomops pustulosus chromosome 6, aEngPut4.maternal, whole genome shotgun sequence contains the following coding sequences:
- the LOC140135383 gene encoding leukocyte immunoglobulin-like receptor subfamily A member 2 isoform X3 codes for MLLLFLYFTYIFEMNCKLMEEETILTPSISVKPKSTIPAGSNITIHCDGAKPREMVILYKNGGKFLQQQSDNSTAEFIIVNVSLKHQGSYFCMMHSDSRISNHLKIEVQEQDRIFLSSTPRGSILSGSNVTLQCNGTKREETVSLFKDGELYEQKTSSGSAVEFLFSHVDIHHEGTYYCLSSSSKRSNTIYIWIQEEEFSPTESGVTEDKKKDFTRGNIIRICAAVVILVVLIAIVSEYCYSMKEPQVKQNECATKNEYELNF; via the exons acatatTTGAAATGAACTGTAAACTAATGGAAG AGGAAACCATTCTTACACCTTCAATATCTGTCAAGCCAAAGAGCACTATCCCAGCAGGCAGCAACATAACAATTCATTGTGATGGAGCAAAGCCAAGAGAGATGGTCATTCTATATAAGAATGGAGGAAAATTCTTGCAGCAGCAGTCAGACAATTCTACAGCTGAATTCATTATAGTCAATGTATCCTTGAAGCACCAAGGCAGTTATTTCTGCATGATGCACTCAGACTCCAGGATCTCCAACCATCTAAAAATTGAAGTACAAG AGCAGGACCGCATTTTCCTATCCAGTACACCAAGGGGGTCCATTTTGAGTGGCAGCAATGTAACGCTCCAGTGTAATGGTACAAAAAGAGAAGAGACTGTCAGTTTATTTAAAGATGGAGAACTGTATGAACAGAAGACATCCAGCGGGTCTGCAGTTGAATTTCTGTTCAGCCATGTGGACATACACCATGAAGGGACTTATTACTGCCTGTCTTCCAGCTCTAAACGGAGCAATACTATCTACATTTGGATCCAAG AAGAAGAATTTTCACCCACTGAAAGTG GTGTTACTGAAGACAAGAAAAAAGATTTTACAAGAGGAAATATCATCCGCATTTGTGCAGCAGTAGTTATCCTTGTAGTACTTATAGCTATTGTCTCAGAATATTGCTACAGTATGAAGGAGCCGCAAGTAAAACAGAACGAATGCGCAACTAAAAATGAATATGAGCTCAACTTTTAA
- the LOC140135383 gene encoding leukocyte immunoglobulin-like receptor subfamily A member 2 isoform X4 has protein sequence MKHKPHKETILTPSISVKPKSTIPAGSNITIHCDGAKPREMVILYKNGGKFLQQQSDNSTAEFIIVNVSLKHQGSYFCMMHSDSRISNHLKIEVQEQDRIFLSSTPRGSILSGSNVTLQCNGTKREETVSLFKDGELYEQKTSSGSAVEFLFSHVDIHHEGTYYCLSSSSKRSNTIYIWIQEEEFSPTESGKQSVTEDKKKDFTRGNIIRICAAVVILVVLIAIVSEYCYSMKEPQVKQNECATKNEYELNF, from the exons AGGAAACCATTCTTACACCTTCAATATCTGTCAAGCCAAAGAGCACTATCCCAGCAGGCAGCAACATAACAATTCATTGTGATGGAGCAAAGCCAAGAGAGATGGTCATTCTATATAAGAATGGAGGAAAATTCTTGCAGCAGCAGTCAGACAATTCTACAGCTGAATTCATTATAGTCAATGTATCCTTGAAGCACCAAGGCAGTTATTTCTGCATGATGCACTCAGACTCCAGGATCTCCAACCATCTAAAAATTGAAGTACAAG AGCAGGACCGCATTTTCCTATCCAGTACACCAAGGGGGTCCATTTTGAGTGGCAGCAATGTAACGCTCCAGTGTAATGGTACAAAAAGAGAAGAGACTGTCAGTTTATTTAAAGATGGAGAACTGTATGAACAGAAGACATCCAGCGGGTCTGCAGTTGAATTTCTGTTCAGCCATGTGGACATACACCATGAAGGGACTTATTACTGCCTGTCTTCCAGCTCTAAACGGAGCAATACTATCTACATTTGGATCCAAG AAGAAGAATTTTCACCCACTGAAAGTGGTAAGCAAA GTGTTACTGAAGACAAGAAAAAAGATTTTACAAGAGGAAATATCATCCGCATTTGTGCAGCAGTAGTTATCCTTGTAGTACTTATAGCTATTGTCTCAGAATATTGCTACAGTATGAAGGAGCCGCAAGTAAAACAGAACGAATGCGCAACTAAAAATGAATATGAGCTCAACTTTTAA
- the LOC140135383 gene encoding leukocyte immunoglobulin-like receptor subfamily A member 2 isoform X2 — protein sequence MKHKPHNIFEMNCKLMEEETILTPSISVKPKSTIPAGSNITIHCDGAKPREMVILYKNGGKFLQQQSDNSTAEFIIVNVSLKHQGSYFCMMHSDSRISNHLKIEVQEQDRIFLSSTPRGSILSGSNVTLQCNGTKREETVSLFKDGELYEQKTSSGSAVEFLFSHVDIHHEGTYYCLSSSSKRSNTIYIWIQEEEFSPTESGKQSVTEDKKKDFTRGNIIRICAAVVILVVLIAIVSEYCYSMKEPQVKQNECATKNEYELNF from the exons acatatTTGAAATGAACTGTAAACTAATGGAAG AGGAAACCATTCTTACACCTTCAATATCTGTCAAGCCAAAGAGCACTATCCCAGCAGGCAGCAACATAACAATTCATTGTGATGGAGCAAAGCCAAGAGAGATGGTCATTCTATATAAGAATGGAGGAAAATTCTTGCAGCAGCAGTCAGACAATTCTACAGCTGAATTCATTATAGTCAATGTATCCTTGAAGCACCAAGGCAGTTATTTCTGCATGATGCACTCAGACTCCAGGATCTCCAACCATCTAAAAATTGAAGTACAAG AGCAGGACCGCATTTTCCTATCCAGTACACCAAGGGGGTCCATTTTGAGTGGCAGCAATGTAACGCTCCAGTGTAATGGTACAAAAAGAGAAGAGACTGTCAGTTTATTTAAAGATGGAGAACTGTATGAACAGAAGACATCCAGCGGGTCTGCAGTTGAATTTCTGTTCAGCCATGTGGACATACACCATGAAGGGACTTATTACTGCCTGTCTTCCAGCTCTAAACGGAGCAATACTATCTACATTTGGATCCAAG AAGAAGAATTTTCACCCACTGAAAGTGGTAAGCAAA GTGTTACTGAAGACAAGAAAAAAGATTTTACAAGAGGAAATATCATCCGCATTTGTGCAGCAGTAGTTATCCTTGTAGTACTTATAGCTATTGTCTCAGAATATTGCTACAGTATGAAGGAGCCGCAAGTAAAACAGAACGAATGCGCAACTAAAAATGAATATGAGCTCAACTTTTAA
- the LOC140135383 gene encoding leukocyte immunoglobulin-like receptor subfamily A member 2 isoform X1 translates to MLLLFLYFTYIFEMNCKLMEEETILTPSISVKPKSTIPAGSNITIHCDGAKPREMVILYKNGGKFLQQQSDNSTAEFIIVNVSLKHQGSYFCMMHSDSRISNHLKIEVQEQDRIFLSSTPRGSILSGSNVTLQCNGTKREETVSLFKDGELYEQKTSSGSAVEFLFSHVDIHHEGTYYCLSSSSKRSNTIYIWIQEEEFSPTESGKQSVTEDKKKDFTRGNIIRICAAVVILVVLIAIVSEYCYSMKEPQVKQNECATKNEYELNF, encoded by the exons acatatTTGAAATGAACTGTAAACTAATGGAAG AGGAAACCATTCTTACACCTTCAATATCTGTCAAGCCAAAGAGCACTATCCCAGCAGGCAGCAACATAACAATTCATTGTGATGGAGCAAAGCCAAGAGAGATGGTCATTCTATATAAGAATGGAGGAAAATTCTTGCAGCAGCAGTCAGACAATTCTACAGCTGAATTCATTATAGTCAATGTATCCTTGAAGCACCAAGGCAGTTATTTCTGCATGATGCACTCAGACTCCAGGATCTCCAACCATCTAAAAATTGAAGTACAAG AGCAGGACCGCATTTTCCTATCCAGTACACCAAGGGGGTCCATTTTGAGTGGCAGCAATGTAACGCTCCAGTGTAATGGTACAAAAAGAGAAGAGACTGTCAGTTTATTTAAAGATGGAGAACTGTATGAACAGAAGACATCCAGCGGGTCTGCAGTTGAATTTCTGTTCAGCCATGTGGACATACACCATGAAGGGACTTATTACTGCCTGTCTTCCAGCTCTAAACGGAGCAATACTATCTACATTTGGATCCAAG AAGAAGAATTTTCACCCACTGAAAGTGGTAAGCAAA GTGTTACTGAAGACAAGAAAAAAGATTTTACAAGAGGAAATATCATCCGCATTTGTGCAGCAGTAGTTATCCTTGTAGTACTTATAGCTATTGTCTCAGAATATTGCTACAGTATGAAGGAGCCGCAAGTAAAACAGAACGAATGCGCAACTAAAAATGAATATGAGCTCAACTTTTAA
- the LOC140135383 gene encoding leukocyte immunoglobulin-like receptor subfamily A member 2 isoform X5: MVILYKNGGKFLQQQSDNSTAEFIIVNVSLKHQGSYFCMMHSDSRISNHLKIEVQEQDRIFLSSTPRGSILSGSNVTLQCNGTKREETVSLFKDGELYEQKTSSGSAVEFLFSHVDIHHEGTYYCLSSSSKRSNTIYIWIQEEEFSPTESGKQSVTEDKKKDFTRGNIIRICAAVVILVVLIAIVSEYCYSMKEPQVKQNECATKNEYELNF; encoded by the exons ATGGTCATTCTATATAAGAATGGAGGAAAATTCTTGCAGCAGCAGTCAGACAATTCTACAGCTGAATTCATTATAGTCAATGTATCCTTGAAGCACCAAGGCAGTTATTTCTGCATGATGCACTCAGACTCCAGGATCTCCAACCATCTAAAAATTGAAGTACAAG AGCAGGACCGCATTTTCCTATCCAGTACACCAAGGGGGTCCATTTTGAGTGGCAGCAATGTAACGCTCCAGTGTAATGGTACAAAAAGAGAAGAGACTGTCAGTTTATTTAAAGATGGAGAACTGTATGAACAGAAGACATCCAGCGGGTCTGCAGTTGAATTTCTGTTCAGCCATGTGGACATACACCATGAAGGGACTTATTACTGCCTGTCTTCCAGCTCTAAACGGAGCAATACTATCTACATTTGGATCCAAG AAGAAGAATTTTCACCCACTGAAAGTGGTAAGCAAA GTGTTACTGAAGACAAGAAAAAAGATTTTACAAGAGGAAATATCATCCGCATTTGTGCAGCAGTAGTTATCCTTGTAGTACTTATAGCTATTGTCTCAGAATATTGCTACAGTATGAAGGAGCCGCAAGTAAAACAGAACGAATGCGCAACTAAAAATGAATATGAGCTCAACTTTTAA